In the Clostridium gelidum genome, AAGCTATGGGGAAAATTGATTATGTAATTGAAGAAGTATGGAAATGGTAGCACAAACAATAAATTTTTAATAATACAGTACTTAATATTAATTATTTCCAATATTGCTTTAAACATAATTATACATGCACCAAGAATTAACTTAGTGCATGTATAATTAGTTATCTTTTAGAGTCCTTTTTCGTAGCTTTCTACCATTCTCTTTACCATTTCCCCACCAACGCTTCCATTTTGCCTTGAAGAAAGGTTTCCTTTATCTGTGCCTTCATAGTTTTGTAAGCCAATTGATGAAGCAACCTCAGTTTTAAATTTGTTTAACCCTTGTCTTGCTTCTGGTATTAAAGTTCTGTTACTTCCACTGTTATTTGAGCCCATATCTATCTACCTCCTCTAATTATAAATTTGTTGGCAGTAATATATTAACCACTATTATAAATAATAATCTATGTAAATATTAGAATATTTAGCATCCATAAGTTTTATTAGATTACTTTATAATACTTTTCCTTTATAAAACGATTATTCTAATATTTTATGTGAAATCCAAATATTTAATAAGTCTATCCGCTGAAACGATAATGTTGTAAATAAATCTTATATGTTTTAATTTAGTTACTGGTGAACTGATTAAAATTAGAACTATTTACTCTCCCATAATATTTGAAGAATTTAGGTTTACATTTTTCACATTTATTTGGTCTTTGTTCATTTTTTCATCATTTTCCTTTTCTATTTCTTCCCCTGCATAATGAAAATTTTGAATAGATGTAGTTAAATCACTTCCAAGACTATTGATACTATTTTTTTTGTCATATGGTTTATTTTTCATAGTTTCACCTCCTGTCTTTTTTTATTAAATCTATTCTTCCAAATATAACTTTAATTATTCAATCAACTTTATATGTAAATCTTTTAATAAAGTCTTTATATTTTCTAATACTTCACCTTATTTTCACATTCTAATTCATCACAAATTTACATGAAACATGTATTTATATGTTTAAAATTTTTTATAAGCAGATTTATTTTTCACATATTAATACAATTCATAAGTGTAATACC is a window encoding:
- a CDS encoding alpha/beta-type small acid-soluble spore protein, with the protein product MGSNNSGSNRTLIPEARQGLNKFKTEVASSIGLQNYEGTDKGNLSSRQNGSVGGEMVKRMVESYEKGL